One segment of Pseudodesulfovibrio sp. 5S69 DNA contains the following:
- the gmhB gene encoding D-glycero-beta-D-manno-heptose 1,7-bisphosphate 7-phosphatase, producing the protein MFKRYVLLDRDGTIIHDRHYLHDPDGVELLPQAAEGLKRMQGMGFGLAVLTNQSGVGRGYYDEDAVLACNDRMIELLAAQGVTIDGVFYCPHEPKDKCNCRKPKPGLMERAAAELDFDPAQAFMIGDKSADIGLGKNTGATTILVRTGKGAAQEAKCGRRADHVCDDLFAAALYIESLM; encoded by the coding sequence ATGTTCAAGCGTTACGTCCTGCTCGACCGCGACGGCACCATCATCCACGACAGGCACTACCTGCACGACCCGGACGGCGTGGAGCTCCTGCCCCAGGCCGCCGAGGGCCTCAAGCGCATGCAGGGCATGGGCTTCGGCCTGGCCGTACTGACCAATCAGAGCGGCGTCGGGCGCGGCTACTATGACGAGGACGCCGTCCTCGCCTGCAACGACCGCATGATCGAACTCCTCGCGGCCCAGGGCGTGACTATCGACGGGGTCTTCTATTGCCCGCACGAGCCCAAGGACAAGTGCAACTGCCGCAAGCCCAAGCCCGGACTCATGGAACGGGCCGCCGCCGAACTCGACTTCGACCCGGCCCAGGCCTTCATGATCGGCGACAAGTCCGCCGACATCGGGCTGGGCAAGAACACCGGCGCGACCACCATCCTCGTGCGTACCGGCAAGGGCGCGGCCCAGGAAGCCAAATGCGGCCGCCGCGCCGACCACGTCTGCGACGACCTCTTCGCCGCCGCGCTGTACATCGAAAGCTTGATGTAG
- a CDS encoding tetratricopeptide repeat protein produces the protein MSADLIKSRKKLNSVATLLKKGKYMPAVQAVHDGLILFLKNQVMKNERDEFEEILHKVTYVLNSDKELRKIYPLVISYEPGKERPLLDAMRELLQELQKALNEEVQGDLDAFNAQKLAELEKGQAALDAQDWDKATATFDQLVRSFSGDPELKADIADRYLNAGRYKEAYSMLDDALKDDPNAIHLYNRIGMVLRKMQDFETAEKYYLKALTLTTNDEYLHYNMGRLYYDWRKWGKMASSANKAVEINPDFAEALKMLKFAQKKMG, from the coding sequence ATGTCAGCAGATCTGATCAAGTCGCGAAAGAAGTTGAATTCCGTCGCCACGCTCCTCAAAAAGGGCAAGTACATGCCCGCGGTGCAGGCGGTTCACGACGGCCTCATTCTCTTCCTCAAGAATCAGGTCATGAAGAACGAACGCGACGAGTTCGAGGAAATCCTCCATAAGGTCACCTACGTGCTCAATTCCGACAAGGAACTGCGCAAGATCTACCCCTTGGTCATCAGCTACGAGCCCGGCAAGGAGCGTCCCTTGCTCGACGCCATGCGCGAATTGCTCCAGGAACTGCAAAAGGCCCTCAATGAAGAGGTTCAGGGCGACCTGGATGCGTTCAACGCCCAGAAACTGGCCGAACTGGAAAAGGGCCAGGCCGCCCTGGACGCCCAGGACTGGGACAAGGCCACCGCGACCTTCGACCAATTGGTGCGCTCCTTCAGCGGCGACCCGGAACTTAAGGCAGACATCGCCGACCGCTACCTCAACGCGGGCCGGTACAAGGAAGCCTACTCCATGCTGGATGACGCGCTCAAGGACGACCCGAACGCCATCCACCTGTACAACCGCATCGGCATGGTCCTGCGCAAGATGCAGGACTTCGAGACCGCCGAAAAGTACTACCTCAAGGCCCTGACCCTGACCACCAACGACGAATACCTGCACTACAACATGGGCCGCCTCTACTACGATTGGCGTAAATGGGGCAAAATGGCCAGCTCCGCCAATAAGGCCGTTGAAATCAACCCCGACTTCGCCGAAGCCCTCAAAATGCTCAAATTCGCCCAGAAAAAAATGGGCTAG
- a CDS encoding Hpt domain-containing protein: MSEDPMVEEFFSEVNDKYYPQVMEGLDLLEGDELAQGIEILARPLHTIKGVTGFMAGFEEASHFTHKIEDFLKKVQSGEVESSPDNVTLLSRGVNMIFQVLEQLREGDTDTGEREEVLSLIEEASSSEQAEGEALGAGVDAETRDGVTIITVKDPRVHLESQFKPIISAILSIEPGDPALLDLGGVLTFGSGAWAAVASMGTTFKIAACNISPDAKQTLIGWGFDKTISVYPDRETYFTTQ; encoded by the coding sequence ATGAGCGAAGACCCGATGGTTGAGGAGTTCTTCTCCGAAGTCAACGACAAGTACTACCCCCAGGTGATGGAGGGGCTCGACCTGCTCGAAGGCGACGAACTGGCCCAGGGCATCGAGATCCTGGCCCGTCCGCTGCACACCATCAAGGGCGTCACCGGCTTCATGGCGGGCTTCGAAGAGGCCTCCCACTTCACCCACAAGATCGAGGATTTTCTGAAAAAGGTGCAATCCGGCGAAGTGGAGTCCTCGCCGGACAACGTGACCCTGCTCTCGCGCGGGGTGAACATGATCTTCCAGGTCCTGGAGCAGCTCCGCGAGGGGGACACGGATACCGGAGAACGGGAGGAGGTCCTCTCCCTGATCGAGGAGGCGTCCTCCAGCGAGCAGGCCGAGGGCGAGGCGCTGGGCGCGGGCGTGGACGCGGAGACCCGGGACGGGGTGACGATCATCACGGTCAAAGACCCGCGCGTCCACCTGGAAAGCCAGTTCAAGCCGATCATCTCGGCCATCCTGTCCATCGAGCCCGGCGACCCCGCACTCCTGGATCTCGGCGGGGTGCTGACCTTCGGCTCCGGGGCGTGGGCCGCCGTGGCCAGCATGGGCACGACCTTCAAGATCGCGGCCTGCAACATTTCCCCGGACGCCAAGCAGACGCTCATAGGCTGGGGCTTCGACAAGACCATTTCCGTGTATCCCGACAGGGAAACATACTTCACCACGCAATAA
- a CDS encoding TrmH family RNA methyltransferase — translation MSRQITEERKKRIDEVLSRRQKDLTLIMDNIWDPHNVSAVLRSCDAFGVAGVHLYYTDSQWPDLAQKSSASAKKWIERTEHIDAAEMVAGLKGQGMRILRTGFSDTARPVMDFDFTKPTAIILSNEHRGTSPELARLVPDEIYIPMQGMVQSFNVSVAAAIILYQAFTQRDAAGMYDDPSFSREELESLKTQWYSR, via the coding sequence ATGTCCAGACAGATAACGGAAGAAAGGAAGAAACGCATCGACGAGGTGCTCTCCCGGCGGCAGAAGGATCTGACCCTGATCATGGACAACATCTGGGACCCCCACAACGTTTCGGCGGTTCTCAGGAGTTGCGACGCCTTCGGCGTGGCCGGGGTGCACCTGTACTACACCGATTCGCAGTGGCCCGACCTGGCCCAGAAGAGTTCGGCCTCGGCCAAGAAGTGGATCGAGCGCACCGAGCACATCGACGCGGCCGAGATGGTCGCCGGGTTGAAGGGGCAGGGCATGCGCATCCTGAGGACGGGGTTCTCGGACACGGCCCGGCCGGTCATGGATTTCGACTTCACCAAGCCCACGGCGATCATCCTGAGTAACGAGCACCGTGGCACCTCCCCGGAGCTGGCGAGGCTGGTCCCGGACGAGATATACATTCCCATGCAGGGCATGGTGCAGAGCTTCAACGTTTCGGTGGCCGCGGCCATCATATTGTATCAGGCGTTCACCCAGCGGGACGCCGCAGGCATGTACGACGACCCCTCCTTCTCCAGGGAGGAACTGGAATCGCTCAAAACCCAATGGTATTCGAGGTAA
- the pdxA gene encoding 4-hydroxythreonine-4-phosphate dehydrogenase PdxA, with protein sequence MRTLCITLGDPCGLGPELVARHFLDSGEPVDRFLLIGPAPALDRELARLGAARFFTLLDSPEEITDKGPGVYVHQPPELDGVCFPPGAPCREGGLSAGVSMDAAINVLKSGLAQGLLTCPLNKAMLNAAGFDFPGHTEFLAEKLGVGRDNVCMHLCGHDPDDPSPKLRVSLVTTHPRLRDVPALVTKERILHCLRLTADFIQRLGLTGPIGVCGLNPHAGESGRIGDEEITTIIPALEQASAEGIEVAGPIPGDTIFHFAAKGQYPAVLAMYHDQGLAPLKLLHFSRAVNVTLGLPYPRTSPDHGTGYDLVGTGEASIDSFRAALDMLRKLVGKVA encoded by the coding sequence ATGCGAACCCTGTGCATAACCCTCGGTGACCCCTGCGGCCTCGGCCCCGAGCTGGTGGCCCGCCATTTCCTGGACTCCGGCGAGCCCGTTGACCGGTTCCTGCTCATCGGACCGGCTCCGGCCCTGGATCGCGAGCTGGCCCGGCTGGGCGCGGCCCGTTTCTTCACCCTTCTCGATTCCCCTGAGGAGATCACGGACAAGGGACCCGGCGTCTACGTTCACCAGCCGCCCGAGCTGGACGGCGTGTGCTTTCCCCCCGGCGCGCCGTGCCGGGAGGGAGGACTTTCGGCGGGCGTCAGCATGGACGCGGCCATCAACGTCCTCAAATCGGGCCTGGCCCAGGGGCTTTTGACCTGCCCCCTGAACAAGGCCATGCTCAACGCCGCCGGGTTCGACTTTCCCGGCCACACGGAATTTTTGGCCGAAAAGCTCGGCGTGGGCCGGGACAACGTGTGCATGCACCTGTGCGGCCACGACCCGGATGACCCTTCGCCCAAGCTGCGCGTCAGCCTGGTGACCACCCACCCGCGTCTGCGGGACGTGCCCGCCCTGGTCACCAAAGAGCGCATCCTGCACTGCCTGCGCCTGACGGCCGACTTCATCCAGCGCCTCGGCCTGACCGGCCCCATCGGCGTGTGCGGCCTGAACCCCCACGCCGGGGAGTCCGGGCGCATCGGCGACGAGGAGATCACGACCATCATCCCGGCCCTGGAACAGGCCTCGGCCGAGGGCATCGAGGTGGCCGGCCCCATACCGGGCGACACCATCTTTCATTTCGCGGCCAAGGGCCAATACCCGGCCGTGCTGGCCATGTACCACGACCAGGGGCTGGCCCCGCTCAAGCTGCTCCACTTCAGCCGCGCCGTGAACGTCACTCTGGGGCTGCCGTACCCGCGCACCTCGCCCGACCACGGCACCGGCTACGACCTGGTGGGCACGGGCGAGGCGTCCATCGACAGCTTCCGGGCCGCCCTGGACATGCTCCGGAAACTGGTCGGCAAGGTGGCCTGA
- a CDS encoding response regulator, which yields MRALIVEDEFLSRKVLRSFLMTLFDVDIVVNGREAVEAFKMGHEEGRPYDLILMDIMMPEVDGIEALQKIRGLETDNNYRPRVKVIMTTALDDPRTVIRTFHDGEASAYIVKPVAKDKLYAELEKLGLLHK from the coding sequence ATGCGTGCACTCATTGTCGAAGACGAATTCCTAAGCCGCAAGGTCCTGCGGTCGTTTCTGATGACCCTTTTCGACGTGGACATCGTGGTCAACGGCCGGGAAGCGGTCGAGGCCTTCAAGATGGGTCACGAAGAGGGCAGACCGTACGACCTGATCCTCATGGACATCATGATGCCCGAGGTGGACGGCATCGAGGCGTTGCAAAAGATCCGCGGCCTCGAAACGGACAACAACTACCGTCCGAGGGTCAAGGTGATCATGACCACGGCCCTGGACGACCCCCGGACGGTCATCCGGACCTTCCACGACGGCGAGGCCTCGGCCTACATCGTCAAGCCGGTCGCCAAGGACAAACTGTACGCCGAGCTGGAAAAGCTCGGGCTTCTGCACAAGTAA
- the carA gene encoding glutamine-hydrolyzing carbamoyl-phosphate synthase small subunit, translating to MKAILALEDGTIFKGTSFTGQGEASGEVIFNTGMTGYQEILTDPSYTGQMVTMTYPLIGNYGINPEDVESHKVQAAGFIVKECCKKPSNWRSTMSLPDYLTEAGVMGIEGIDTRALTRHLRLNGAQRGYIATGDADPAELVEKARSIEDMEGLNLADRVSCDKPYTWDGKKPVYIDDIRDFAWKGQGPKLVVYDYGIKWNILRLMENEGFDMIVLPSDYTAAQARELGPDAVFLSNGPGDPAAVTTAVEAARDLCEDLPVAGICLGHQILGLAMGGTTYKLKFGHHGCNHPVIDLQTEKIEISSQNHGFCVDVDGLDFLEKTHVNLNDNTLEGFRHREKPILAIQYHPEAGPGPHDSRYFFPRFRDMVKESTGI from the coding sequence ATGAAAGCGATTCTTGCCCTCGAAGACGGCACGATTTTCAAGGGGACGAGTTTCACCGGGCAGGGCGAGGCCTCCGGTGAGGTCATCTTCAACACCGGCATGACCGGCTACCAGGAGATCCTGACCGATCCGTCCTACACCGGGCAGATGGTCACCATGACCTACCCGCTCATCGGCAACTACGGGATCAACCCCGAGGACGTGGAGTCGCACAAGGTCCAGGCGGCCGGATTCATCGTCAAGGAATGCTGCAAGAAGCCGAGCAACTGGCGCTCGACCATGTCCCTGCCCGACTACCTGACCGAGGCCGGCGTCATGGGCATCGAGGGCATCGACACCCGCGCCCTGACCCGCCACCTGCGCCTCAACGGCGCCCAGCGCGGCTATATCGCCACCGGCGACGCCGACCCGGCCGAACTGGTCGAAAAAGCCCGGTCCATCGAGGATATGGAAGGCCTCAACCTGGCCGACCGCGTGTCCTGCGACAAGCCGTACACCTGGGACGGCAAAAAGCCGGTGTACATCGACGACATCAGGGACTTCGCCTGGAAGGGCCAGGGCCCCAAGCTCGTGGTCTACGACTACGGCATCAAGTGGAACATCCTGCGCCTCATGGAGAACGAGGGCTTCGACATGATCGTCCTGCCCTCCGACTACACAGCGGCCCAGGCGCGCGAGCTCGGCCCGGACGCCGTGTTCCTGTCCAACGGCCCCGGTGATCCGGCCGCCGTGACCACCGCCGTGGAAGCGGCCAGGGACCTGTGCGAGGACCTGCCCGTGGCGGGCATCTGCCTGGGCCACCAGATCCTCGGCCTGGCCATGGGCGGCACCACCTACAAACTCAAGTTCGGCCACCACGGCTGCAACCACCCGGTCATAGATCTGCAGACCGAAAAGATCGAGATCTCGTCCCAGAACCACGGCTTCTGCGTGGACGTGGACGGCCTGGATTTCCTGGAAAAAACCCACGTGAACCTGAACGACAACACCCTCGAGGGCTTCCGCCACAGGGAAAAACCCATCCTGGCCATCCAGTACCACCCGGAAGCCGGGCCCGGCCCCCACGACAGCCGCTATTTCTTTCCGAGATTTCGTGATATGGTCAAGGAAAGTACCGGGATATAA
- the kdsB gene encoding 3-deoxy-manno-octulosonate cytidylyltransferase: MSEFPECHGIIPARYESSRFPGKPLVEIGGKPMFWHVWSRASACPQMTSVTLATDDERIFDAAKALDVPVVMTRHDHSSGTDRVLEAARALSIDSDAVVVNIQGDEPCLEPDMLTELVRPFENCRVRVTTLATSIGPEEAASPDRVKVVRAADGRALYFSRSLVPFDRDGKLHGFLLHIGLYAFRMEALERFGSLDPSPLEQREKLEQLRLLEDGIDIYVTETRHTCHGVDRPEDLVKVKTILENH, from the coding sequence ATGAGCGAATTCCCCGAATGTCACGGCATCATCCCCGCGAGGTACGAATCCTCGCGGTTTCCGGGCAAGCCACTGGTCGAGATCGGCGGCAAGCCCATGTTCTGGCACGTCTGGTCGCGGGCGTCCGCCTGCCCCCAGATGACCAGCGTGACCCTGGCCACGGACGACGAGCGCATCTTCGACGCGGCCAAGGCGCTGGACGTGCCCGTGGTCATGACCCGGCACGACCATTCCAGCGGCACGGACCGCGTGCTCGAGGCAGCGCGGGCCCTGTCCATTGACTCCGACGCGGTAGTGGTTAACATCCAGGGTGACGAGCCGTGCCTGGAGCCGGACATGCTCACCGAGTTGGTCCGGCCCTTCGAAAATTGCCGGGTCCGGGTGACCACCCTGGCCACGTCCATCGGCCCGGAAGAGGCGGCATCGCCCGACCGGGTCAAGGTGGTCCGGGCCGCCGACGGACGGGCGCTCTACTTCTCCCGCTCGCTGGTGCCCTTCGACCGCGACGGGAAGCTGCACGGCTTCCTGCTGCACATCGGCCTCTACGCCTTCCGCATGGAGGCGCTGGAGCGGTTCGGCAGCCTGGACCCGAGCCCGCTGGAGCAGCGGGAAAAACTGGAACAGCTCCGTCTGCTCGAAGACGGTATCGATATTTACGTGACCGAGACGCGGCACACCTGCCACGGGGTGGACAGGCCCGAAGACCTCGTCAAGGTCAAGACCATTCTGGAGAACCATTGA
- a CDS encoding L-threonylcarbamoyladenylate synthase, producing the protein MQELLKVLRSGGIVIYPTETLYALGCDATSEAACERVAQVKGRSEERPLPLIIGGLDMLDLVTGEKSRSLLDLAGAFWPGPLSILVKALPELPAWLSDDEGYTSVRWSGHPFASELSRRFRKPIVATSANLSGKPPAALPEDIDPELLEMVDGSYFDPPWPRGHKASTVVRMLGSSKLEIIREGEISIKKLCDKGFSVAVRNA; encoded by the coding sequence ATGCAAGAGTTGCTCAAGGTCCTGCGTTCCGGCGGCATCGTCATATACCCCACCGAAACCCTCTACGCGCTGGGCTGCGACGCCACCAGCGAGGCGGCCTGCGAGCGCGTGGCCCAGGTCAAGGGGCGTTCCGAAGAGCGGCCGCTGCCCCTGATCATCGGGGGGCTCGATATGCTTGACCTGGTCACCGGCGAAAAGTCCCGCTCCCTGCTGGACCTGGCCGGCGCGTTCTGGCCTGGTCCGCTGTCCATCCTGGTCAAGGCGCTGCCCGAGCTGCCCGCCTGGCTGTCCGACGACGAAGGCTACACCTCGGTGCGCTGGTCCGGCCATCCGTTCGCCTCGGAGCTGTCCCGCCGGTTCCGCAAGCCCATCGTGGCCACCAGCGCCAACCTGTCCGGCAAGCCCCCGGCGGCCCTGCCCGAGGACATCGACCCCGAACTCCTCGAAATGGTCGACGGCTCGTACTTCGATCCGCCGTGGCCGCGCGGCCACAAGGCCTCCACCGTGGTCCGCATGCTCGGCTCCAGCAAGCTCGAGATCATCCGCGAAGGCGAGATTTCCATCAAGAAACTCTGCGACAAGGGATTCTCCGTGGCCGTGCGTAACGCCTGA
- a CDS encoding chemotaxis protein CheA: MQDSIIQCIEDIEQQILEVDATGQGVEAVVDALGLSCMQLSSAGVIALLDMLKDGITPVNSEIITSMLGICEAQKKFFFALGGLLEGSADALAKIKTSPSAPVVEESEEDAAKAFEEPPTAEAEVEAEVPEEAEAAEEAKPDAKAEAKPDAKGPSTAISSIRVATDRLDRVIELVGKLMVTYAVIAQGGATSMTQMASSLRELDNVITRLQQEVNAIRLVPLKQIFMPMHRLVKSLSQKIGKKLDFEVKGDDLALDKTIVESLNEPLVHLLRNAVDHGLEDPEGRKAAGKPESGTVTLSAWRKGDSAFIQVSDDGRGLDPDRILAKALEKGLADPDKEYETEEILQFVLQSGFSTAEKITDVSGRGVGMDAVVNAIKVALDGEVSIQSTLGKGAAFTIVIPLDRSANEGIVDALVCKVGGDTFIMPSRDVVEIYMPRRNDVVELPDGRETVDVRGEIHSLLRLADLLELTPEIDNIEMAQAIVVRVGDYKGAILVDEVLRQQQVVITGFTVPVQEIFDIPILGYGMMGESDALVIDAEEMIQQFQDRIAKAAQSSLT; this comes from the coding sequence ATGCAGGACAGCATCATCCAGTGCATCGAGGACATCGAACAACAAATCCTCGAAGTGGACGCCACCGGCCAGGGGGTCGAGGCGGTGGTGGACGCACTCGGCCTGTCGTGCATGCAACTCTCGTCCGCCGGGGTCATCGCCCTGCTGGACATGCTCAAGGACGGCATCACGCCGGTCAACAGCGAGATCATCACCTCCATGCTCGGCATCTGCGAAGCCCAGAAAAAATTCTTCTTCGCCTTGGGCGGCCTGCTCGAAGGCAGCGCCGACGCCCTGGCCAAGATCAAGACCTCCCCGTCCGCCCCGGTAGTCGAGGAGTCCGAGGAAGATGCGGCCAAGGCCTTCGAAGAACCGCCCACCGCCGAGGCCGAAGTCGAAGCCGAGGTCCCCGAGGAGGCGGAAGCGGCCGAAGAGGCCAAGCCCGATGCCAAGGCGGAAGCCAAGCCCGACGCCAAGGGCCCGTCCACGGCCATATCCTCCATCCGCGTGGCCACGGACCGGCTGGACCGGGTCATCGAGCTGGTCGGCAAGCTCATGGTCACCTACGCGGTCATCGCCCAGGGCGGGGCCACCAGCATGACCCAGATGGCCTCCAGCCTGCGCGAGCTGGACAACGTCATCACCCGGCTCCAGCAGGAGGTCAACGCCATCCGCCTGGTGCCGCTCAAACAGATTTTCATGCCCATGCACCGCCTGGTGAAGAGCCTGTCCCAGAAGATCGGCAAGAAGCTCGACTTCGAGGTCAAGGGCGACGACCTGGCCCTGGACAAGACCATCGTCGAATCCCTGAACGAACCCCTGGTCCACCTGCTCCGCAACGCCGTGGACCACGGCCTGGAGGACCCCGAGGGACGCAAGGCCGCGGGCAAGCCCGAATCCGGCACCGTGACCCTGTCCGCCTGGCGCAAGGGCGACAGCGCCTTTATCCAGGTCAGCGACGACGGGCGCGGCCTGGACCCGGACCGCATCCTGGCCAAGGCGCTGGAAAAGGGGTTGGCCGATCCGGACAAGGAGTACGAAACCGAGGAGATTCTCCAGTTCGTGCTCCAGAGCGGCTTCTCCACCGCCGAGAAGATCACCGACGTGTCCGGGCGCGGCGTGGGCATGGACGCCGTGGTCAACGCCATCAAGGTCGCCCTGGACGGCGAGGTGTCCATCCAGAGCACGCTGGGCAAGGGCGCGGCCTTCACCATCGTCATCCCCCTGGACCGCTCGGCCAACGAGGGCATCGTGGACGCCCTGGTCTGCAAGGTGGGCGGCGACACCTTCATCATGCCCAGCCGCGACGTGGTCGAGATCTACATGCCCCGGCGCAACGACGTGGTCGAGCTGCCCGACGGCCGCGAAACCGTGGACGTGCGCGGCGAAATCCACTCCCTGCTCCGTCTGGCCGACCTCCTGGAGCTGACCCCCGAGATCGACAACATCGAGATGGCCCAGGCCATCGTGGTCCGGGTGGGCGACTACAAGGGGGCCATCCTGGTGGACGAAGTGCTCCGCCAGCAACAGGTGGTCATCACCGGCTTCACCGTGCCGGTGCAGGAGATCTTCGACATCCCCATCCTGGGCTACGGCATGATGGGCGAATCCGACGCCCTGGTCATCGACGCCGAGGAGATGATCCAGCAGTTCCAGGACCGCATTGCCAAGGCGGCCCAATCGTCCTTGACATAA
- a CDS encoding sirohydrochlorin cobaltochelatase: MTLFRNSIFFLLALLLAVPAQAGHHDEGPVKPAIVLAAFGTSYPEAVKSILNIQAKVEAANPGVPVRLAFTSNIIRRIWQKRQDDAAWKTAHADIPEEVLYVKHPLATIADLQNDGYRDVTVQSLHVFAGEEFNDLVALTDGLKAIRTLKAKNMPFARLAVGRPALGMPGTEYPYTEDMARAAKILKVDVDQARRLGAALVYMGHGNDFFSTGIYAEFQKILQSEYGYPIFIGCVEGYPAFDDMAAQLKRAGKKKVLLKPFMIVAGDHASNDMAGDEDDSWKVMLTKQGYSVTTDLRGLGMLDGWADIYVDHLKDAMAEGPAK, from the coding sequence ATGACCCTGTTCAGAAACTCCATCTTCTTCCTGCTCGCCCTGCTCCTGGCCGTCCCGGCCCAGGCCGGGCACCACGACGAGGGCCCGGTCAAACCGGCCATCGTCCTGGCCGCCTTCGGCACCTCCTATCCCGAAGCGGTCAAATCCATCCTGAACATCCAGGCCAAGGTGGAGGCGGCCAACCCCGGCGTGCCCGTGCGCCTGGCCTTCACCTCCAACATCATCCGCCGCATCTGGCAGAAGCGCCAGGACGACGCGGCCTGGAAAACGGCACACGCGGACATCCCGGAGGAGGTCCTGTACGTCAAGCATCCGCTGGCCACCATCGCGGACCTCCAGAACGACGGTTACCGCGACGTCACCGTGCAATCCCTGCACGTCTTCGCGGGGGAGGAGTTCAACGACCTGGTCGCCCTGACCGACGGGCTCAAGGCCATCCGCACCCTCAAGGCCAAGAACATGCCCTTCGCCCGGCTCGCGGTCGGCCGCCCGGCCCTGGGCATGCCCGGCACGGAATACCCCTACACAGAGGACATGGCCCGGGCGGCCAAGATCCTCAAGGTCGACGTGGACCAGGCCAGAAGGCTCGGCGCGGCCCTGGTCTACATGGGCCACGGCAACGACTTCTTCTCCACTGGCATCTATGCAGAATTCCAAAAAATATTGCAGAGCGAATACGGCTACCCGATCTTCATCGGCTGCGTGGAGGGGTACCCCGCCTTCGACGACATGGCCGCCCAACTCAAGAGGGCCGGCAAGAAGAAGGTCCTGCTCAAGCCGTTCATGATCGTGGCCGGAGACCACGCCTCCAACGACATGGCGGGCGACGAGGACGACTCGTGGAAGGTCATGCTGACCAAGCAGGGATATTCCGTGACCACCGACCTGCGCGGCCTGGGCATGCTCGACGGCTGGGCCGACATCTACGTGGACCATCTCAAGGACGCCATGGCCGAGGGCCCGGCGAAATAG
- a CDS encoding NUDIX hydrolase, with translation MGKVQTCPHCGGEIHVYRNPTPTVDVVIAMPLPDGGEGVVLVKRSNPPLGWALPGGFVDYGETCEHAAVREMKEETGLTVRLTGLLGVYSDPNRDPRGHTMSVVYTGAPEDPSQLAAGDDAAEARVYPLGQWPELAFDHAHILADYLAAIKARKNPCPVAD, from the coding sequence ATGGGCAAAGTGCAGACCTGTCCCCATTGCGGGGGCGAAATTCATGTGTATCGGAATCCCACCCCCACGGTGGACGTGGTCATCGCCATGCCGCTTCCAGACGGCGGGGAGGGCGTGGTCCTGGTCAAGCGGAGCAACCCGCCGCTGGGCTGGGCGTTGCCCGGCGGGTTCGTGGACTACGGCGAGACCTGCGAACACGCGGCCGTGCGCGAGATGAAGGAAGAGACCGGGCTGACGGTGCGGCTGACCGGGCTGCTCGGGGTCTATTCGGACCCGAACCGCGACCCGCGCGGCCACACCATGAGCGTGGTCTACACCGGGGCGCCCGAAGACCCATCGCAGCTCGCGGCGGGCGACGACGCGGCCGAGGCGCGGGTCTACCCCCTGGGCCAATGGCCCGAGCTGGCCTTTGACCACGCCCATATCCTGGCGGACTATCTGGCCGCGATCAAGGCCCGCAAGAATCCTTGCCCGGTCGCGGATTGA